From a region of the Marinilabiliales bacterium genome:
- the groL gene encoding chaperonin GroEL, with product MAKEIKFNIEARTLLKEGVDELTNAVKVTLGPKGRNVVMDKKFGAPQISKDGVTVAKEIELSDPYKNMGAQMVKEVASKTADQAGDGTTTATILAQSIMSVGLKNVTAGANPMDLKRGIDKAVKKVVESLQKQTKTIGDDISKIEQVASISANNDHSIGKLIAEAMGKVKKEGVITVEEAKGTETTVEVVEGMQFDRGYISPYFITDTDKMESVLENPYILLCDKKISTMKDLMPVLEPVAQAGRPLVIIAEDVDGEALATLVVNKLRGSLKIAAVKAPGFGDRRKEMLEDIAILTGGTVVSEEKGLKLETATMELLGEAEKMVIDKENTTVVNGRGEKSNIDARVKQIRTQIENTTSDYDREKLQERLAKLSGGVAVLYIGAASEVEMKSKKDLVDDALSATRAAVEEGIIPGGGVAFIRAIDSLEKLKGDNDDQTTGIAIVRRAIEEPLRMIVENAGLEGSIVIQRVKEGKADFGYNAYTDKYENLYESGVIDPTKVARIALENAASVAGMFLTTECVIVEEKEDKPEMPPMNPGMGGMGGMM from the coding sequence ATGGCAAAAGAGATTAAATTTAATATTGAAGCCAGGACCCTCCTCAAAGAGGGTGTTGATGAGCTTACCAATGCAGTTAAGGTAACCCTTGGCCCCAAAGGCCGAAATGTGGTCATGGATAAGAAATTCGGCGCTCCCCAGATATCCAAGGACGGGGTAACTGTGGCCAAGGAGATTGAACTTTCAGATCCATACAAGAATATGGGTGCACAGATGGTTAAAGAGGTTGCCTCGAAGACAGCCGACCAGGCTGGTGACGGTACTACAACAGCAACCATACTGGCCCAGTCTATTATGAGTGTTGGGCTCAAGAACGTAACAGCCGGTGCAAACCCTATGGATCTCAAGCGTGGTATTGACAAGGCTGTAAAAAAGGTTGTTGAGAGCCTGCAGAAGCAAACCAAGACGATTGGCGATGATATAAGCAAAATAGAACAGGTAGCTTCTATTTCGGCAAATAATGACCATTCAATAGGTAAACTTATTGCCGAGGCTATGGGCAAGGTCAAGAAAGAGGGTGTGATAACTGTAGAGGAGGCCAAAGGTACTGAAACAACTGTAGAGGTAGTTGAAGGTATGCAGTTTGACCGCGGCTACATCTCTCCCTATTTTATTACCGACACAGACAAGATGGAGAGTGTTCTTGAAAATCCTTATATCCTGTTGTGTGACAAGAAAATATCAACCATGAAGGACCTTATGCCGGTTCTTGAGCCTGTTGCACAGGCAGGACGTCCGCTTGTTATCATCGCTGAAGATGTTGACGGCGAAGCACTGGCCACACTGGTTGTAAACAAGCTCAGGGGTTCACTTAAGATAGCCGCAGTCAAGGCTCCCGGTTTTGGCGACAGGAGGAAGGAGATGCTTGAGGATATAGCTATCCTTACCGGCGGAACAGTAGTTTCAGAGGAGAAAGGGCTCAAGCTGGAGACAGCGACCATGGAGCTTCTTGGAGAGGCTGAAAAAATGGTTATTGACAAGGAGAACACCACAGTTGTTAACGGCAGGGGAGAAAAGTCAAATATCGATGCAAGGGTTAAGCAGATCAGAACCCAGATTGAGAATACCACATCAGACTATGACCGGGAGAAGCTTCAGGAGCGTCTCGCAAAACTTTCAGGAGGAGTAGCCGTACTCTATATCGGAGCAGCTTCTGAAGTTGAGATGAAGTCAAAGAAGGACCTGGTTGATGATGCTCTCAGTGCTACACGTGCTGCCGTTGAAGAGGGAATAATCCCGGGCGGAGGCGTAGCATTCATAAGGGCGATTGACTCGCTTGAAAAGCTCAAAGGTGATAATGACGATCAGACTACCGGTATTGCGATTGTGAGAAGGGCTATTGAGGAACCTCTGCGTATGATAGTCGAGAATGCTGGTCTGGAAGGTTCGATCGTGATACAGCGTGTAAAGGAAGGCAAGGCAGATTTCGGTTACAATGCCTACACAGACAAATACGAGAACCTTTATGAGTCCGGAGTTATCGATCCTACCAAAGTAGCACGCATTGCCCTTGAGAATGCAGCATCGGTTGCCGGAATGTTTCTTACAACCGAGTGTGTTATTGTTGAAGAGAAAGAGGATAAACCGGAAATGCCTCCAATGAACCCGGGTATGGGTGGCATGGGTGGTATGATGTAA
- a CDS encoding leucyl aminopeptidase — MNTILVKTVAIPEGMPAVYLTAKGSHLEVPGMTDSESEYARARIDKGDDLIIINRLGTYICVAVNDGSKPLPEQLEKLRNISPGILRVLRELDQPELAFVDLTNDPALISALVEGLILISYRFEKYVTKKDKEESFPERIYIYSANLGEDDAGWLQSVCEAVYLARDLVNEPLSHLNASGLADRFKEAGARSGFTVEVMNKQKIESLRMGGLLAVNRGSVDPPTFSVMEWKPENPVNKKPFVLVGKGVVYDTGGLSLKPTHNSMDYMKCDMAGAATVAGTMYALSSSRIPVHVIGLVPATDNRPDGNAIVPGDIISMYDGTSVEVLNTDAEGRLLLGDALSWAKQYDPALVIDIATLTGSAAAALGTQGMAAMQKDAVDWYSRLEDSGYRTHERTVLFPLWEEYLEMLKSDIADIRNIGGKEAGTITAGKFLEHFTSYPWIHLDIAGTAFLHKAETYRTKGGTGTGVRILTDFFFRYAMER, encoded by the coding sequence ATGAATACAATACTGGTAAAAACAGTAGCAATTCCGGAGGGGATGCCTGCTGTTTACCTCACAGCAAAGGGGAGCCATCTGGAAGTGCCCGGAATGACCGACAGTGAATCGGAGTATGCCAGGGCGCGTATTGATAAAGGGGATGATCTTATAATTATCAACAGGCTTGGAACATATATATGTGTCGCTGTAAATGACGGTAGCAAGCCTTTACCGGAACAGCTTGAAAAACTCAGGAATATCTCACCCGGAATCCTCCGGGTGTTAAGGGAACTCGATCAACCGGAACTGGCGTTTGTTGACCTGACAAACGATCCGGCTCTGATATCTGCACTGGTTGAAGGGCTTATACTTATCAGTTACCGGTTTGAAAAATATGTAACAAAAAAGGATAAAGAAGAGTCATTTCCGGAAAGAATATATATATACTCTGCCAATCTTGGTGAAGATGATGCCGGATGGCTTCAATCGGTATGTGAAGCCGTATATCTGGCAAGGGATCTGGTAAATGAACCGCTGTCACACCTGAATGCTTCCGGTCTGGCAGATAGATTCAAAGAAGCCGGCGCCAGGTCTGGTTTTACGGTAGAGGTTATGAACAAACAGAAGATCGAAAGCCTGAGGATGGGAGGCTTGCTGGCTGTTAACAGGGGCAGTGTTGATCCTCCCACCTTTTCTGTAATGGAGTGGAAACCTGAGAATCCTGTCAACAAGAAACCATTTGTCCTTGTTGGCAAGGGTGTTGTATATGATACAGGGGGGCTAAGCCTTAAGCCCACTCATAACAGCATGGACTATATGAAGTGTGACATGGCTGGTGCAGCGACAGTTGCGGGTACAATGTATGCATTGTCGTCTTCCCGTATCCCGGTGCATGTTATAGGCCTTGTACCCGCCACGGATAACAGGCCTGACGGGAATGCCATTGTGCCCGGCGACATAATATCAATGTATGACGGAACCAGCGTTGAGGTTCTCAATACTGATGCAGAGGGGAGACTGCTGCTTGGAGATGCCCTTAGCTGGGCTAAACAGTATGATCCGGCTCTTGTAATTGATATTGCCACTCTCACCGGTTCGGCTGCCGCAGCTCTCGGCACACAGGGGATGGCCGCAATGCAGAAGGATGCGGTTGACTGGTATTCCAGGCTGGAGGACAGCGGTTACCGTACCCACGAACGGACAGTATTGTTTCCGCTTTGGGAGGAGTACCTTGAAATGCTTAAGTCCGATATTGCTGACATAAGGAATATCGGTGGCAAGGAGGCCGGTACCATAACGGCAGGAAAGTTCCTGGAGCATTTTACTTCTTATCCCTGGATCCACCTTGATATTGCCGGAACGGCATTCCTCCATAAAGCCGAAACCTACAGGACAAAGGGTGGCACTGGTACGGGTGTGCGTATTCTGACTGATTTTTTCTTCAGATATGCAATGGAGAGGTGA
- the pdxA gene encoding 4-hydroxythreonine-4-phosphate dehydrogenase PdxA encodes MDTSKVRVGITQGDINGISYEVIIKALMDPRMLDVCTPVVYGSPKVGAYHRKALNIDNFSFNNIKNAIEANPKRVNIVDCLDDNIRVELGKSTPMAGEASAISLNTAVNDLKQGVIDLVVTGPINKLNIQSDKFPFRGHTEYLAHHFESPDVLMLMVSDLIRVAVATGHVALADVPGLLSVDMLAGKLRLLHSSLVRDFGIRKPRIAVLGLNPHCGEDGLMGTEEKEIIQPAIDQARDENMMVLGPFPADGFFGSDNFSKFDAILAMYHDQGLGPFKALAFESGVNFTAGLPVVRTSPAHGTAFEIAGTGVASPDPFRRAIYLACDIFRNRKEYDVLVEGSVDSEVSSAE; translated from the coding sequence ATGGATACTTCAAAAGTAAGGGTAGGGATAACCCAGGGAGATATTAACGGCATAAGCTATGAGGTGATCATAAAGGCCCTGATGGATCCCAGGATGCTTGATGTCTGTACTCCCGTAGTTTACGGTTCGCCCAAGGTAGGGGCGTATCATCGTAAAGCGCTTAATATTGACAACTTCAGTTTTAACAACATAAAAAATGCAATTGAGGCCAACCCGAAAAGGGTTAATATTGTCGACTGCCTTGATGACAATATAAGGGTTGAGCTTGGAAAATCGACGCCCATGGCTGGAGAAGCATCGGCAATATCGCTAAATACAGCCGTGAATGACCTGAAACAGGGAGTGATTGACCTGGTTGTTACGGGCCCGATAAATAAACTGAACATTCAGTCTGATAAGTTTCCCTTCAGGGGGCATACCGAATATCTTGCACACCATTTTGAGTCACCTGATGTCCTGATGCTTATGGTGAGCGATCTTATTAGAGTGGCTGTAGCAACCGGTCACGTTGCCCTTGCAGATGTCCCGGGGTTACTGTCTGTCGATATGCTGGCCGGTAAGTTGAGGCTGCTTCACTCTTCGCTGGTGCGGGACTTCGGTATAAGGAAGCCACGTATAGCTGTACTGGGACTCAATCCCCACTGCGGGGAGGACGGACTGATGGGAACTGAGGAGAAAGAGATTATTCAGCCTGCTATCGATCAGGCCAGAGATGAGAATATGATGGTTCTGGGGCCGTTCCCGGCTGACGGGTTTTTCGGGTCAGACAATTTCTCAAAATTCGATGCCATCCTGGCTATGTATCATGACCAGGGACTTGGTCCGTTCAAGGCGCTTGCATTTGAGAGCGGGGTTAATTTTACAGCCGGACTACCTGTTGTACGGACTTCTCCGGCACACGGGACCGCCTTTGAGATAGCCGGGACTGGTGTTGCTTCACCCGATCCCTTCAGAAGGGCCATCTATCTTGCATGTGATATTTTCAGGAACAGGAAGGAATATGATGTTCTTGTTGAAGGCTCAGTTGACAGTGAGGTGTCATCTGCTGAATAA